One window from the genome of Pedobacter schmidteae encodes:
- a CDS encoding DinB family protein — protein sequence MSRINMYLAELEQEALTTRKMLSRIPTDKFDWQLHPKSMTIKALSTHIAELPTWITMAITTDELDFATNPYTPQPINSTEELLAYFERSLEDGRTELKAENEALLDKTWTLRNGQQVYTEESKAAIIRMSLSQIIHHRAQLGVCLRLLNIPIPGSYGPSADEA from the coding sequence ATGAGCAGAATAAATATGTACCTAGCGGAGTTGGAGCAGGAAGCCCTGACTACCCGCAAAATGTTATCAAGAATCCCAACGGATAAATTTGACTGGCAGTTGCACCCAAAAAGCATGACCATCAAAGCCCTGTCTACCCACATCGCAGAATTACCTACCTGGATTACAATGGCCATAACCACTGATGAGCTTGATTTCGCTACAAATCCTTATACCCCACAACCCATCAATTCTACAGAAGAATTGCTTGCTTATTTTGAGCGGTCGCTTGAAGATGGCAGAACTGAACTTAAAGCCGAAAATGAGGCTTTGCTGGATAAAACATGGACACTAAGAAATGGCCAACAGGTTTACACAGAAGAATCAAAAGCCGCCATCATCAGGATGAGCTTGAGTCAGATCATTCATCACCGGGCACAATTGGGCGTGTGTCTGCGTTTATTAAACATCCCTATCCCCGGCAGTTACGGACCAAGTGCAGATGAGGCGTAA